In a genomic window of Vicinamibacteria bacterium:
- a CDS encoding PIN domain-containing protein: MSIVLDTGVVYAYYDRRDSWHRKSVDLMKREPGQFVLPSPVIPEVDHLLGVRLGSAARRTFYLGLINSSYFISDVPPEGYQRILDLNDHFNELELGFVDASVVTIAEALGLRRIATTDRRHFEPLRKPFRLELLPE, translated from the coding sequence GTGTCGATCGTTCTCGATACCGGGGTGGTGTACGCTTATTACGATCGGCGCGACAGCTGGCACCGGAAGAGCGTCGACCTGATGAAGCGCGAGCCCGGTCAATTCGTCCTCCCGTCACCCGTCATTCCCGAGGTCGATCATCTGCTGGGCGTCAGATTGGGAAGCGCGGCGCGACGGACTTTCTATCTCGGACTCATCAATAGTTCGTATTTCATTTCCGATGTTCCGCCGGAAGGCTATCAGCGCATTCTCGATCTGAACGACCATTTCAACGAACTGGAGCTGGGTTTCGTCGATGCCTCCGTTGTCACGATTGCCGAGGCACTCGGGTTACGCCGCATTGCGACCACGGATCGGCGCCATTTTGAACCCTTGCGCAAGCCCTTTCGGCTCGAGCTGCTTCCCGAGTGA
- a CDS encoding CopG family transcriptional regulator has protein sequence MKRTTIYLEPELEVRLQLEAKQRKIPMAEIVREALRQYLDKSPKRLPPGAGEFESAFTDTSERVDEVLTETGFGESRN, from the coding sequence GTGAAACGAACGACAATCTACTTGGAACCCGAGCTAGAGGTGCGCCTTCAGCTCGAGGCCAAGCAACGGAAAATCCCAATGGCCGAGATCGTCCGGGAGGCGCTCAGACAGTACCTCGACAAGAGTCCGAAAAGACTTCCCCCGGGCGCGGGGGAATTCGAAAGCGCCTTCACGGACACCTCCGAGCGAGTCGACGAGGTCCTCACCGAGACGGGGTTTGGGGAATCGAGAAACTGA
- a CDS encoding STAS domain-containing protein translates to MKIEERHEGDVVMLDLSGKLMIGDGDDILREKVESLVQSGHKRIGLNLADVPYVDSAGLGEIVRCYTSVSRNEGKLRVVNPSKRIMELLTVTRLKATLVAEDDEWKT, encoded by the coding sequence ATGAAGATCGAAGAAAGGCACGAAGGCGACGTCGTGATGCTCGACCTTTCGGGAAAGCTCATGATCGGCGATGGCGACGACATCCTGCGCGAGAAAGTGGAAAGCCTCGTGCAGTCCGGGCACAAGCGAATTGGCTTGAACCTGGCCGACGTTCCCTACGTCGACAGTGCGGGACTCGGCGAGATCGTGCGCTGCTATACGAGCGTGTCCCGCAACGAGGGCAAGCTTCGGGTCGTCAACCCCAGCAAGCGGATCATGGAGCTTCTGACGGTTACGAGGCTCAAGGCGACGCTCGTCGCCGAAGACGACGAGTGGAAGACCTGA
- a CDS encoding outer membrane protein transport protein, which produces MSSRPARSCSILFAALLAARSVCGQAEVPTIFQFSLSNPGARSLGLGGAFVALADDATAAFANPAGLVQLARPEVSVEGRLWSYSTPFTEAGRISGQPTGVLLDVSPATRTGVSSELVTGLSFISFTYPKEDWSVAVYRHESANFEAAAETQGFFAAPPLPDDDIVTLSFQVDDTLRLPDLRRITDLEIVTYGFSGAFRPTESFSVGGGVSYFDGSLRSTVDIFAAVDETLPQGPFGGNAYREAARAFTADSTVDDSDWGFNGGFLWHLSDRWNVGGSYREGPRFDLSNLEISGPALEPFVPEGTVTLKSTTRIGFPDVFSLGVVYQPEGGATTVSFEWDRVQHSNLFEGEPESLELGLRLDDVNELHLGFEYVFINATPTVALRFGAWTDPDHRIRYVGDDPVLRALFPAGDDEVHFAVGFGMAFSKFQIDVGVDLSDLVNTTSFSAIYSF; this is translated from the coding sequence ATGAGCTCGCGTCCCGCGCGATCGTGTTCGATTCTTTTCGCAGCTCTTCTCGCCGCCCGCTCCGTCTGCGGTCAGGCGGAAGTGCCGACGATCTTCCAGTTCAGTCTTTCCAATCCCGGGGCGCGAAGCCTCGGGCTGGGTGGCGCCTTCGTTGCGCTCGCGGACGACGCCACCGCTGCCTTTGCCAATCCGGCGGGGCTGGTCCAGCTCGCGCGGCCGGAGGTTTCCGTGGAAGGACGGTTATGGAGCTACTCCACCCCCTTTACCGAAGCCGGACGGATCTCGGGCCAGCCTACGGGCGTTCTGCTCGACGTTTCGCCCGCGACCCGAACCGGGGTTTCCTCCGAGCTCGTCACCGGGCTGTCATTCATCTCCTTCACTTATCCGAAGGAAGATTGGTCCGTGGCCGTTTATCGGCATGAATCGGCGAATTTCGAAGCCGCGGCCGAGACCCAGGGTTTTTTTGCGGCCCCCCCTCTCCCCGACGACGATATCGTGACGCTCTCCTTCCAGGTTGATGACACGTTGCGACTTCCCGATCTCCGTCGGATTACCGATCTCGAGATCGTCACCTACGGATTCTCCGGCGCCTTCCGTCCCACCGAATCCTTCAGCGTCGGCGGGGGCGTCTCCTACTTCGATGGATCACTCCGCAGCACCGTTGATATCTTCGCTGCAGTCGATGAAACTCTGCCCCAGGGTCCTTTCGGCGGGAACGCTTACCGCGAGGCGGCTCGTGCTTTTACCGCCGACAGCACCGTCGACGACTCGGACTGGGGCTTTAACGGGGGATTCTTGTGGCACCTTTCCGACCGGTGGAACGTGGGTGGCTCCTACCGCGAAGGTCCACGGTTTGATTTGAGTAACCTTGAGATTTCCGGGCCGGCGCTCGAGCCGTTCGTGCCGGAGGGCACGGTGACCCTTAAAAGCACCACGCGGATCGGCTTTCCCGACGTGTTCAGTCTCGGGGTCGTCTACCAGCCGGAAGGGGGAGCGACCACCGTGAGTTTCGAATGGGACCGCGTCCAACATTCCAATCTCTTCGAAGGAGAGCCCGAATCACTCGAATTGGGCCTGCGGTTGGATGACGTCAACGAGCTTCACCTGGGCTTCGAGTACGTTTTCATCAACGCGACGCCCACGGTCGCGCTTCGTTTCGGTGCCTGGACGGATCCGGATCACCGCATCCGATACGTTGGGGATGACCCCGTCCTTCGAGCACTCTTTCCGGCAGGAGACGATGAAGTCCACTTCGCCGTCGGCTTCGGGATGGCTTTCAGCAAGTTCCAGATCGACGTCGGCGTCGATCTCTCGGATCTGGTGAATACGACTTCATTTTCGGCGATCTACAGTTTCTAG